One Physeter macrocephalus isolate SW-GA chromosome 10, ASM283717v5, whole genome shotgun sequence DNA window includes the following coding sequences:
- the CASP8AP2 gene encoding CASP8-associated protein 2 isoform X1 encodes MAADDDNGDGTSLFDVFSASPLKNNDEGSLDIYAGLDSAVSDSATKSSVPSRNCLDLYEEILTEEGTAKEATYNDLQVEYGKCQLQMKELMKKFKEIQTQNFSLKNENQSLKKNISALIKTARVEINRKDEEINNLHQRLSEFPHLRNTHKTSRTPDIVKTKGLKSRSLHLDDCSKTDHRVKSDVSKDVHYSTSLPYLEKEGKSHSEKKGTSHLPTSVEKHSTNGIWSRSHYQVGEGSSNEDHRRGRKDSRYSQYCRGTDRIRKDLNTSCGDGEPRNIEASQRLQGRPEKYSKGEPKAESKNSKFKSNTDLDYKNERSSSSWEKESPRDRSHTRLESQSDKKLERPSERSQNTNRKELKSQDKEERKVDQKPKSVVKDQDHWKRSERALLPYSKKELAKSSHNSSKYHPGERRGREDSKRDRAVSNHSFQEGRCLSSLSTNRTHKHVDSKEVDAVHQWENAPLRVERHRTEDKRKREQEGKEENRHMRNEKRVPAEHLQKTNRETKKTTSDLKRQNEPKNDSGEVSTNDVSEEVDHKEPAVKAENGSNETQNKDLKLSFMEKLNLTLSPAKKQPVSQENQPKITDSPKSSDIGDLESLVQAKTVTCIPSVSEHITEETKSELLEPKDALTAASEPTASVSERKIEEEDSLFIKSVANTVHCDMPICGTEISFSASVEMPQTELFPSSTEMEQTINGARAAVPVVMDTVQTNVSQNFGLELDTKSNDDLNSCSISEDTEMKEDFSTKVTKSNESILQPSIEEAGILPTVLSEDGKPNLEPSLVDAPLVESKSCHLEPCLPKETPESSLQQTELTDHRMEIGEANSVYHDDENSVLSIDLNQLRPIPEAISPLNSPVRPVTKVLRLESPSRVPLYNNSHKDVFPPNSAHSTSKSQSDLNKENQKPICKSDKFTEADSHKNSSLDELEEGEIISDSEKSEPQKLFDKSTNPRASAEVQNTKTSPGSRKSTMHLDKDNRKISSIKIHQTKSKWNKRRAESSRSSKTEKKDRSVSTSSLEKIVPIIAAPSSVREVVHMLRMIRKHVRKNYMKFKVKFSLIQFHRIIESAILSFTSLIKHLDLSKISKSVTTLQKNLCDVIESKLKQVKKNGIVDRLFEQQLPDMKKKLWKFVDEQLDYLFTKLKKILVKFCDSVNIGSDSDEGKLEKINKEKAQYSNCQKGNVGSSSKEMLKEKSPKSEDSGYSKSLVGCKKSEEKHQEQNNSSIDTVKHNIKKSTNTCFGNIKNPQFEEPSLEPNFPSTPKAGKMEGSTIGDAQASQHAALKPERSFEILTEQQASSLTFNLVSDAQMGEIFKSLLQGSDLLDNSVNCNEKSEWELKTPEKQMLETFKCESLPACTTEELVSGVVSPCPKVISDDNWSLLSSEKGPSLSSGLSLPVHPDVLDENCMFEVSTNIALSKDNVCSSEKSKPCVSSILFEDLAVSLTVPSPLKSDGHLSFLKSDVSSNSTPEEVISAHFSEDALLEEEDASEQDIHLALESDNSSSKSSCSSSWTSRSIAPGFQYHPNLPMHAVIMEKSNDHFIVKIRRAAPSTSPSHKQNMVADESLPRVEKEADEAVEKEYISCQYRVFKSVEELKISSKNVDSSKSVHEEQDCMIQTEVPDIYEFLKDASGKVVHSTEVAEECFKLHQVWEPKVPESVEELPPMEEIPHSVEDHLPNTYIDLTKDPVTETKKLGEFVEVTVLNIEQLGCSGSSVDQNAPVLDNMQPDTVDAFIDLTQDVSSDSKNEGNRPALAVEDLGCQVICVEEDNAKEEKVQVAMANRPLECVVEGACIDLTSESPSSGEVEKVDLKSELASNSDSSELPGALDNAHKKRKNLTDLNPSQKKQRKETDLTSREKTKKITQDSGGNGDAHRKKASKKKAPVVTKDPSSLKESPGTKGASAASATSLTSLSAKNVIKKKGEIIVSWTRNDDREILLECQKKGPSLKTFSHLAAKLNKNPYQVTTPVLHLYCFTDVTTLNI; translated from the exons acaGTGCTACCAAATCCTCTGTACCATCCAGAAATTGTTTGGATTTATATGAAGAAATCCTGACTGAAGAAGGAACTGCAAAGGAGGCAACATATAATGAT TTGCAGGTAGAATATGGAAAATGTCAGCTGCAAATGAAAGAGCTGATGAAAAAGTTTAAGGAAATACAGACACAG aatttcagcttaaaaaatgaaaaccaatctCTTAAGAAAAATATCTCAGCACTTATCAAAACTGCCAGAGTGGAAATAAACCgcaaagatgaagaaataaataatcttcACCAAAG ATTGTCTGAGTTTCCACATCTTCGAAATACTCATAAAACTTCAAGGACACCAGATATAGTTAAAACAAAAGGTCTTAAATCCAGATCTCTCCATTTGGATGATTGTTCAAAGACTGATCACAGAGTGAAAAGTGATGTTTCTAAAGATGTACATTATAGCACTTCACTGCCATACCTcgaaaaggaaggaaaatcacATTCTGAAAAAAAGGGCACTTCACATTTGCCTACATCTGTTGAAAAACACTCCACCAATGGCATTTGGTCACGTTCCCATTATCAGGTTGGTGAGGGTAGTTCCAATGAGGAtcacagaagagggaggaaagataGTAGATATAGCCAGTACTGCAGAGGGACTGACAGAATACGAAAAGACTTGAACACTAGCTGTGGTGATGGTGAACCGAGGAACATAGAGGCCAGTCAGAGGCTACAAGGACGTCCTGAGAAATATAGTAAAGGTGAACCAAAGGCTGAAAGCAAAAATTCAAAGTTTAAAAGTAACACAGATTTGGATTATAAAAATGAACGCAGTAGCTCTTCTTGGGAGAAAGAAAGCCCTAGAGACAGGTCACACACTCGACTAGAATCTCAAAGTGACAAAAAACTCGAAAGACCAAGTGAAAGATcacaaaatacaaatagaaaagaacttaaatcacaagacaaagaagaaaggaaagttgaTCAAAAACCTAAGTCAGTAGTAAAAGACCAGGATCATTGGAAAAGATCTGAAAGAGCATTGCTTCCTTATTCCAAGAAGGAACTAGCAAAATCTTCTCATAATTCAAGTAAATACCatccaggagagagaagaggccGGGAAGATAGTAAAAGAGACAGGGCTGTAAGTAATCATAGTTTTCAGGAAGGAAGATGCCTGTCCTCTCTCTCAACGAATAGAACTCACAAACACGTTGACTCCAAGGAAGTTGATGCTGTGCACCAATGGGAAAATGCACCTTTAAGGGTAGAGAGGCATAGAACTGAAGATAAGCGGAAAAGAGAACAAGAGGGCAAAGAAGAAAATAGGCATATGAGAAACGAAAAAAGAGTACCTGCAGAACATCTGCAGAAGACAAACAGAGAGACTAAGAAAACCACTTCAGATTTAAAGAGACAGAATGAGCCAAAAAATGATAGCGGTGAAGTCTCTACTAATGATGTTTCTGAAGAAGTGGATCATAAGGAGCCAGCAGTTAAAGCTGAGAATGGTTCAaatgaaacacaaaacaaagactTAAAGTTAAGCTTTATGGAAAAATTGAACTTAACTCTTTCTCCTGCTAAAAAGCAGCCTGTTTCTCAGGAAAATCAGCCTAAAATAACCGATTCTCCCAAATCTAGTGACATAGGTGATTTGGAGTCCTTGGTGCAGGCTAAAACTGTGACATGTATTCCCTCTGTCAGTGAACACATCACAGAGGAAACCAAATCAGAGTTATTGGAACCAAAGGATGCTCTTACAGCAGCATCTGAACCCACGGCCAGtgtttcagaaaggaaaatagaagaagaagATAGTTTGTTCATTAAATCTGTTGCAAATACTGTGCATTGTGATATGCCCATTTGTGGCACAGAGATTTCCTTCTCGGCATCTGTGGAAATGCCACAAACAGAATTGTTTCCATCATCAACAGAAATGGAACAGACCATTAATGGTGCCAGGGCAGCAGTTCCTGTGGTAATGGACACAGTACAAACAAATGTTTCTCAAAACTTTGGTTTGGAATTGGATACCAAAAGCAACGATGACTTAAATTCTTGTAGTATTTCCGAAGATACAGAAATGAAGGAGGATTTTTCAACCAAAGTGACCAAATCCAATGAAAGCATTTTGCAGCCTTCAATTGAAGAAGCTGGCATTTTGCCAACAGTCCTTTCAGAAGATGGTAAACCAAACCTTGAACCTTCTCTTGTAGATGCACCACTGGTTGAGAGTAAGTCTTGTCACTTGGAGCCTTGCTTACCTAAAGAGACTCCTGAATCTTCACTTCAGCAGACTGAGTTAACGGACCACAGAATGGAAATTGGTGAAGCAAACTCAGTATATCATGACGATGAGAACTCAGTTCTGAGCATTGACCTTAATCAGCTGAGACCTATTCCAGAAGCCATCAGTCCTCTGAATAGTCCCGTGAGACCTGTAACAAAAGTTCTTAGACTGGAAAGCCCATCTCGAGTTCCATTATATAATAACAGTCATAAAG ATGTGTTTCCACCAAATTCAGCTCATTCTACCTCCAAGAGTCAGTCTGATCTCAATAAGGAAAATCAAAAGCCAATTTGCAAATCTGACAAATTTACAGAAGCAGACTCCCACAAGAATTCATCTTTAGATGAATTAGAAGAAGGAGAAATTATAAGCGACAGTGAAAAATCTGAACCACAAAAACTTTTTGACAAAAGTACCAACCCAAGAGCTTCTGCTGAAGTGCAGAACACAAAAACTAGCCCAGGAAGTAGGAAAAGCACTATGCATTTGGATAAAGACAATAGGAAGATATCTTCTATAAAAATCCATCAGACCAAAAGCAAATGGAATAAAAGACGAGCTGAATCTAGCAGATCttcaaaaacagagaagaaagatagGTCAGTGAGCACTTCTAGCCTGGAAAAAATAGTTCCAATTATTGCTGCACCCTCTTCTGTCCGAGAGGTTGTGCACATGTTACGAATGATAAGAAAACATGTAaggaaaaattatatgaaattcaaggtaaaattttcattaataCAGTTTCATAGAATTATTGAGTCAGCAATTTTGAGTTTTACATCACTAATTAAACACCTTGACTTATCCAAAATCTCTAAGTCAGTGACTACTTTACAGAAGAATCTCTGTGATGTTATAGAATCCAAACTTAAGCAAGTTAAAAAGAATGGCATCGTGGATCGTTTATTTGAGCAGCAGCTaccagatatgaaaaaaaaattgtggaaattTGTAGATGAACAACTTGATTATTTGTTTACAAAGCTTAAGAAAATCTTAGTAAAGTTTTGTGACTCCGTAAACATTGGCAGTGACAGTGACGAAGGAAaacttgaaaagataaataaagagaaagcacAATATTCAAATTGTCAGAAGGGGAATGTAGGCAGCTCCAgcaaagaaatgttgaaggagAAATCCCCCAAATCAGAAGATTCTGGTTACTCTAAGTCTTTAGTAGGTTGTAAAAAATCTGAGGAAAAACATCAAGAGCAAAATAATTCCAGTATTGACACAGTAAAgcacaacattaaaaaaagtacTAACACTTGCTTTGGTAATATTAAGAACCCTCAATTTGAAGAGCCTTCCTTGGAGCCAAACTTCCCGAGCACCCCAAAGGCGGGAAAAATGGAAGGCAGCACCATAGGGGACGCACAGGCATCCCAGCACGCTGCTTTGAAGCCAGAACGCAGTTTTGAGATTCTTACTGAGCAGCAAGCATCTAGCCTTACTTTTAATTTAGTGAGTGATGCACAGatgggagaaatatttaaaagtttgttgCAAGGTTCTGATCTTTTGGACAACAGTGTTAACTGTAACGAAAAAAGTGAGTGGGAGTTAAAGACACCAGAGAAACAGATGCTAGAGACTTTTAAATGTGAATCTCTACCAGCTTGTACAACGGAAGAGCTCGTTTCAGGGGTCGTTTCTCCCTGTCCTAAGGTGATTAGTGATGATAATTGGTCATTATTGTCATCTGAGAAAGGTCCGTCTCTGTCTTCAGGGCTTTCATTGCCAGTTCATCCTGATGTGTTGGATGAAAATTGTATGTTTGAAGTGTCCACTAACATAGCTTTAAGTAAAGATAATGTATGTAGTTCAGAAAAGAGCAAGCCCTGTGTTTCCTCCATACTTTTTGAAGATCTAGCAGTCTCTTTAACAGTACCATCACCTCTGAAGTCAGATGGTCATCTCAGTTTCTTAAAGTCAGATGTTTCGTCTAATTCAACGCCCGAAGAAGTTATTAGTGCCCATTTTAGTGAAGATGCCTTACTTGAGGAAGAGGATGCATCTGAACAGGACATTCATTTAGCCCTGGAGTCTGATAATTCAAGCAGTAAATCAAGTTGTTCTTCATCATGGACAAGCCGGTCTATTGCTCCAGGCTTTCAGTACCACCCTAATCTACCCATGCACGCTGTCATAATGGAAAAGTCCAACGATCATTTCATCGTGAAAATACGCCGTGCGGCACCATCTACCTCCCCTAGTCATAAACAGAATATGGTGGCTGATGAATCTTTGCCAAGAGTGGAAAAGGAGGCTGATGAAGCAGTGgagaaagaatatatttcatgTCAGTACAGAGTTTTTAAATCTGTGGAGGAATTGAAAATTTCCAGTAAAAATGTTGATAGCAGTAAATCAGTTCATGAAGAACAGGACTGTATGATACAAACAGAGGTTCCCGATATATATGAATTTCTTAAAGATGCTTCAGGTAAAGTGGTTCATAGTACTGAAGTAGCTGAAGAATGTTTCAAGTTGCATCAAGTATGGGAACCAAAAGTACCTGAAAGCGTTGAAGAATTGCCTCCAATGGAAGAAATTCCACATTCTGTCGAGGATCATCTTCCAAACACATACATAGACCTCACAAAAGATCCAGTCACCGAGACCAAAAAGTTGGGGGAATTCGTAGAAGTAACAGTTTTAAATATTGAGCAGTTGGGATGTTCTGGAAGCAGTGTGGATCAGAATGCTCCAGTATTAGACAATATGCAGCCTGATACTGTAGATGCTTTTATTGATTTGACACAAGATGTTTCAAGCGACAGTAAAAATGAAGGTAACCGCCCTGCTTTAGCTGTTGAAGACTTGGGGTGTCAGGTGATCTGTGTAGAAGAAGATAACGCAAAGGAAGAAAAGGTGCAAGTGGCAATGGCAAACAGGCCTCTGGAATGCGTTGTTGAGGGAGCCTGTATCGATTTAACCTCGGAATCTCCCAGTTCGGGTGAAGTGGAAAAGGTTGATTTAAAATCAGAGTTGGCATCAAATTCTGATAGTTCCGAGTTGCCTGGGGCTTTGGATAAtgctcacaaaaagaggaaaaaccttACTGATCTCAATCCTTctcagaaaaaacagagaaaggaaacagacttAACCAGTAGGGAAAAGACCAAGAAAATTACCCAAGATTCTGGTGGGAATGGTGATGCTCACCGAAAGAAAGCCAGTAAGAAAAAGGCCCCTGTAGTGACTAAAGATCCCTCGTCATTAAAGGAAAGCCCGGGGACTAAGGGTGCATCAGCAGCATCTGCCACTTCTCTTACAAGCCTTTCTGCAAAGAATGTTattaaaaagaagggagaaattaTAGTTTCGTGGACAAG aAATGATGACCGGGAAATTTTATTGGAGTGTCAGAAAAAAGGGCCATcgttgaaaacattttctcatttagctGCCAAGTTGAATAAAAATCCATATCAGGTAACTACCCCAGTTTTACATCTCTATTGTTTCACAGATGTTACTACTCTCAATATTTAG